The Bacillota bacterium genomic interval GCGGACCCCGCCCGGGACGGGTCGATGTAAAACTCCACCGAGTCCGTGCGGTAAAACGCCTTGCGGTCATCGGGCGCGATATTGCTCACGACGACCGGGTCGGTCACCTCGGCAGCCAGGTATAGGAACTGCTCGTCCCACTGGGCCGCGAACCGCCCGTGAAGCACCTGGCGCGCCCGGTCCACTTTCTCCAGCCCGGGGTCCGGCACGTTCATGGTTTCGTCGACCACGTTGAACGGCACATTGGCCCACTCTGCGAGCTCTGCGTCCACCTCGACGGGCACACTGCGCCGAACCGCCACGGCCTGACGCTGTTCTACGCCCATTTGCATCTGGCGGAACTTCGCCTGGTAGGCCGGGGTGATGGCATAGTCCGACGAGCGTTCGACGAATCCGACCTTCTTCAGGGCCTCGCGGACCGGCTCGTTCTGCATGAAGTAGCGCCAGATGAGACCGGTGCGATAGTTCTCGATCATCAACAGCAGGTCGCCCTGGTCGATGCCGATGAACTCGGTCGAGTACCAATCTTCATCCCCGTTGAACGCGCTCACGAACCCGTACTTTCCCCAGATGAGCGGGCCGTAACGCTCCAGCATGGTACGGATGGCCTTGAGGGAGAGCTCCGGCGTGAACGGGATCGAGGCGATGGAGGCGTACGGCGCGATGGTTCCGTCGTGGTTATTCTCGGAAGCCCCGTACGCCCTGTAGCCGGCCGGCCCGTCCGACGCGCTCAGGCCCCAGATGTCGGGCTCGTAGGTCTTGTAGCGGTCTCGCTGCCGCAGGCTGAAGCGGCGATTGTGGCGCGTGGCGGCCGCCGCGTTGTTGAAGTAGTTCGCGTAGGCGTCTTCCACATGGCGCAGGTCAAGCCAGACGAGCGGATACTGGTAGACGAAGAGGACTTCGGCCGGGAGCGCGATGTGGTCACCCTGGATGGGCCGGTGGATCTCGTCCCACGCCGCGGCTGGAATTGGACGCGTGGGTGACCCGATAGCAAGGATGTGGAGGAGCAGGCCCTCGTTGAACGTGTTCCAGCGAGCCTTGATGAACCCGCCCTCCGGGGTCCAGCCCATTGAAGGCGTGGTGCCTTCGTTCATCATCCACTGCCAGTCGGCGGCCTCGTAGAGTCGGCTCGCAAAGCTCTCCACCTCGGTACCGGCAAAGTATTTCCCGACGGTGAGGGCCCCTGCCAGGAACAGCGCCGTATCAATGGAGGACAGTTCACTCCCGGGCGAGCGACGTCCGGTGCTCATGTCCACGAAGTGATAGAAGAACCCGTTCTTCCCCTCCACGCCGCCTTCCGCGAAGGTGCGCAGCGTGGTCAGCGCCCGGTGGTACCCTTCGTCCCGGGTGATCCAGCCCCGCTCGATGCCCACCGGAAGGGCGCTGAGGCCAAACCCCACCGCCGCGATGCTGGCCGGCGCATCGTCACGGCTGCGGTCGCGGACGAGCCCGGTGATCGGGTTGGCTTGCTCCCAGAAGTAGGCAAACGCCTTGCGCTGGATCACGGTGAGGAGTGCGTCGTCACTGAGTTGAAGCAGCGTCGCCACTTCCTGTCTGGCCCCCGGTGAAGCACGGTTCATCAGCTCGGAGCGCGAGAGCCGCGTGGTGACGCCCATGGCATCGAGGTAGAACGGTTCGGTCAACGGCACCTTCTGTCCCTTCGCATCAAACCCCGCGAACGCAAGGTAGATCATGTAGCGCCGGCTGGGGTCGACCTGGCGCATGGCCCCGCCGAGCGGGTAACGTACCTCGTTCCAGCCTGCTTTCGCCTTGGTGTCGGAGAAGACACCCCCGACCCAGTTCCACCCTCCGGTCAGGTCGGCCATGCCGAGGAAGAACATGGTGGGCATCAACCGAGTGCCTTCGGGGATGTAAACGTGGAGAACGACCTCGCCACCGGTTGCCCACGCTGCCGTCCGGTGGCCCTCGAGGGGTATGGCGAGCTTGGTTTCGATGGCGCTTCCGCTGGGAATGACCTTCAGCGAACGCGAGCCGTCGGCGGCAACGTCACTGCTGAGCTCGAAGCGCGCGCCCGTGTTATCGTTGCTGATGCCCGCGATCTCCTGGGGGTCTTCCATCGTCCACAAAAGCGTCACCCCGGCGGGAGCGGCCAGAGCCGCCAGGGCCAGCGCCCCGACGGACCCGGTGATGACGAGCAACCCCAGGACCCCGCGAATGTACCGCAAGCGCGTTCACCCCCTGTAATCCGGCCTGCTTGATGGATTAACCGGTTAAGTTTACGTCCATACCAAAGTCCTTCTTTTCCGGCCGCCGCCAGGGCCGGCTCGCTCACAGGCGAACGCCTCTCAGGGTTCGGGCGCGCCGACCACCTCCCGCTCCGAAGCCGGTGCATCGCACCGTTGGTTTTCGCCCGGCTCAGGGCGGAGCTCCTGGCACGTCTCCCGGATCACCAGCGTCACCGGAAGGAGGATGTTGCGAGGCTCCGGCTCTTCGCCGCCGATGAGACCGACGAGGAGTTCAACGGCCCGCCGGCCCATCTCGTAGGTCGGCTGCTTGACCGTGGTAAGCCGTGGCCGGATCATGGACGATGCCTCGATGTCGTCGACGCCTACGAGCGACACGTCCTCCGGCACCCGCCGCCCGGCACGGGTGATGGCCTCCAGCGCGCCGATGGCCATCTGGTCGTTGGCTGCCAGAATGGCAGTGGGCGGATCGGGAAGGCTCATCAGTTCATCAGTCGCCCGAAAGCCACCCTCCCGCGTGAACTCGCCAACCCGGACGTACGCCTCGCGCAGTGCCACCCCGAAAGCCTCGAGGGCCCGCCGAAAGCCCGCGAAGCGGTGCCAGGTGTCCCGGGACTGGAGCGACCCGTGGATGAACGCGATCTTCCGGTGGCCCAGGCGATACAGGTATTCGGCCGCCTTGAAGCCCGCCTCCGCGTTGTCCACGCTGACGGAGTACAAGGACGGCCCGGCGTCCGGATCGTCGAGGAGCACGAACGGGCGGCCGGTCGCACGGAGCTTCTCGAAGTAGGCGCGTTCAAGGTGGTACGTCATCAAGATCACGCCGTCGACGCGGCCGCTCGTCAGCGAGTCGACCACCTCGCGTTCTCGATGGGGCTCCGAGTGCGTCGTGCAGAGGTTCAGGGTGAAGTCCCGCTCGTTCGCGGCGCTTTCGACACCGCGGATGATGTCCGCGTAGAACATGTCGGAGATGTCAGGGATGACGAGGCCGAGGGTCTGGGTCTTCTTGTTCGCGAGGCTACGGGCCACGGTATTGGGGCGAAAGCCGAGCTCATCCATGATGGCCAGCACCCGCTGCCGGGTCCTGGCGCTGACGCCCGGCCGGCCGTTGAGGACGTAGGAAACGGCGGCCTTGGACACGCCCGCCTTCGCTGCGATGTCTCGGATGGTAAGTCCCACCGCTGGGGGCACCGCCTCCGTATTAACTTAACCGGTTAAGTTAACACGCGCAACTACACGCTTGCCTCGAAGCAAACGTTACTGCGGTAACCCGTCCCGTGTCAAGGGCAGTCGGGCCCGAGATCGCCCTGGAGGGGGTGTGCCTGTGGCTTTCGTCCGGGCCCAGGCCCTCGTTCGAATCTCGTCGATATGGCCCCGCCCGGCGCTCACCACTACCCCGCGGTCGCTACCATCCGGTGACCGTGCCGGTCACCGTGCCCTCGCGGCGCCTCGTTTATCGGCCGGCCATGTCGCCATGTGCGGCGTCAGCTGGCGCAGCCGCCCGGTGATGGCCGGCTTGGCGCGGGCCTCTTCCCGTTCCCTGGTGCCAGATCGGGGCAGACTCCGAGAAGAACAGCGCCTCGAGCGCCAGGCTGGCGGCGCCCACCAGGCCCAGGTCGTCGCCCAGTGCCGAGAGTCTAACGCTGACGCGGTCCCGGATCCACGGGTGGAGTCGCCCGGCCAGCGTCTCGCGAAGAGGCTGGATGATATGCTCCCCGGCCCGGGCTACCGGGCCGCCGGCGACCACGGC includes:
- a CDS encoding LacI family DNA-binding transcriptional regulator, encoding MGLTIRDIAAKAGVSKAAVSYVLNGRPGVSARTRQRVLAIMDELGFRPNTVARSLANKKTQTLGLVIPDISDMFYADIIRGVESAANERDFTLNLCTTHSEPHREREVVDSLTSGRVDGVILMTYHLERAYFEKLRATGRPFVLLDDPDAGPSLYSVSVDNAEAGFKAAEYLYRLGHRKIAFIHGSLQSRDTWHRFAGFRRALEAFGVALREAYVRVGEFTREGGFRATDELMSLPDPPTAILAANDQMAIGALEAITRAGRRVPEDVSLVGVDDIEASSMIRPRLTTVKQPTYEMGRRAVELLVGLIGGEEPEPRNILLPVTLVIRETCQELRPEPGENQRCDAPASEREVVGAPEP
- a CDS encoding glucoamylase family protein, producing the protein MRYIRGVLGLLVITGSVGALALAALAAPAGVTLLWTMEDPQEIAGISNDNTGARFELSSDVAADGSRSLKVIPSGSAIETKLAIPLEGHRTAAWATGGEVVLHVYIPEGTRLMPTMFFLGMADLTGGWNWVGGVFSDTKAKAGWNEVRYPLGGAMRQVDPSRRYMIYLAFAGFDAKGQKVPLTEPFYLDAMGVTTRLSRSELMNRASPGARQEVATLLQLSDDALLTVIQRKAFAYFWEQANPITGLVRDRSRDDAPASIAAVGFGLSALPVGIERGWITRDEGYHRALTTLRTFAEGGVEGKNGFFYHFVDMSTGRRSPGSELSSIDTALFLAGALTVGKYFAGTEVESFASRLYEAADWQWMMNEGTTPSMGWTPEGGFIKARWNTFNEGLLLHILAIGSPTRPIPAAAWDEIHRPIQGDHIALPAEVLFVYQYPLVWLDLRHVEDAYANYFNNAAAATRHNRRFSLRQRDRYKTYEPDIWGLSASDGPAGYRAYGASENNHDGTIAPYASIASIPFTPELSLKAIRTMLERYGPLIWGKYGFVSAFNGDEDWYSTEFIGIDQGDLLLMIENYRTGLIWRYFMQNEPVREALKKVGFVERSSDYAITPAYQAKFRQMQMGVEQRQAVAVRRSVPVEVDAELAEWANVPFNVVDETMNVPDPGLEKVDRARQVLHGRFAAQWDEQFLYLAAEVTDPVVVSNIAPDDRKAFYRTDSVEFYIDPSRAGSAAGIMKLAILPFDTAGHVQAVRHEDARPGPIDQTAPGVLVASRRTADGYALEVALPLEHLGIEGKPGVSVGFSFTIHNTSNRNAGTGEYVRTNMLAWNNVPAVWANPDLWGTLTLE